A window from Triticum aestivum cultivar Chinese Spring chromosome 6D, IWGSC CS RefSeq v2.1, whole genome shotgun sequence encodes these proteins:
- the LOC123141080 gene encoding putative F-box/LRR-repeat protein 22 has protein sequence MPPLARASQRSRYSKKRAPSERDWAELHQDLISCILHRLDQAELLIGGVAGVCRSWRRTTREEPELWRRIDLRGGLWFVPPFRREWSLETMVWEALWLGAGQCEAFLCERVDDHILLILAERVPLLKSLHLISSSVSDQGFEEAIKMLPLLEELEISHCSRIDSMC, from the exons ATGCCGCCGCTGGCGAGGGCATCACAGCGAAGCCGGTATTCCAAGAAAAGGGCGCCGTCGGAGAGGGACTGGGCGGAGCTGCACCAGGACCTGATCTCGTGCATCCTCCACAGGCTGGACCAGGCCGAGCTCCTGATCGGCGGCGTGGCAGGCGTGTGCCGTTCATGGCGCCGCACCACCCGAGAGGAGCCGGAGCTGTGGCGCCGCATCGACCTGCGCGGCGGCCTGTGGTTCGTCCCACCGTTTCGTCGCGAGTGGAGCCTCGAGACAATGGTGTGGGAGGCCCTGTGGCTCGGCGCCGGCCAGTGCGAGGCCTTCCTGTGCGAGCGCGTCGACGACCACATCCTCCTCATCCTCGCCGAGCG GGTACCCTTGCTAAAGAGCCTTCATCTCATTAGCTCATCTGTCTCCGATCAAGGATTTGAAGAGGCGATCAAGATGTTACCTCTGCTTGAGGAGCTCGAGATTTCCCACTGTTCAAGGATAGATAGTATGTGCtga